One stretch of Daphnia pulicaria isolate SC F1-1A chromosome 8, SC_F0-13Bv2, whole genome shotgun sequence DNA includes these proteins:
- the LOC124311774 gene encoding uncharacterized protein LOC124311774, producing the protein MTFSKYIDDGVFCFIPGKVLDECYRLLREIVVHKNLSCTKSYEHYILNCTHITLPYLIAEPKLIQVKNNNRLVTILWLLLILLGGHALFILNMIFSTNIALTDKKSYGNIIKAMGNLQNFCCNFGEGSHTKRFRAHTSMCCIFLDVLLEQFNMTV; encoded by the exons ATGACATTCTCAAAGTACATAGATGATGGAGTGTTCTGTTTCATTCCGGGAAAA GTACTAGATGAATGCTACAGACTGCTCAGGGAAATTGTGGTGCACAAAAATCTTTCGTGCACTAAGTCATACGAACACTACATACTTAATTGTACACATATAACACTACCATACTTAATTGCCGAACCAAAATTAATACAGGTCAAAAACAATAATAGGTTAGTCACAATTTTGTGGTTACTATTGATCTTGCTAGGCGGACATGCTTTATTTATTCTGAACATGATTTTTTCTACAAATATTGCATTGACAGACAA AAAAAGCTACGGGAATATAATCAAGGCCATGGGTAATCTTCAGAATTTTTGCTGCAACTTTGGGGAAGGAAGTCACACGAAAAGATTCAGGGCACATACCAGCATGTGTTGTATTTTTCTAGATGTTTTACTGGAGCA ATTCAACATGACTGTTTGA
- the LOC124311775 gene encoding uncharacterized protein LOC124311775: protein MAENVDRHRNSVMNLEYTFSQRLGKKWQIFRPHEDTRVTWWLGDNPFSHLPTACVSKVLEGVPPDEQSIECGMATVDFERQRTPPASTSKEPVLLLADDVKMPAIIDPSPKKQQLNPPVSHSPKQKKNRK from the exons ATGGctgaaaatgtagatcgacACCGCAATTCCGTAATGAATTTGGAATACACTTTCAGTCAGCGTCTCGGgaaaaaatggcaaatattTCGTCCTCACGAAGACACTCGCGTCACCTGGTGGCTGGGGGACAATCCATTTAGCCACCTACCGACAGC CTGCGTTAGCAAGGTACTCGAAGGGGTACCTCCCGATGAACAATCTATTGAATGTGGTATGGCGACCGTAGATTTTGAAAGACAGAGAACTCCACCGGCCAGCACTTCTAAAGAACCTGTTCTTCTGTTAG CCGACGACGTGAAAATGCCTGCAATTATAG ACCCATCACCAAAGAAGCAACAGCTGAATCCACCAGTAAGTCACTCTCcgaagcagaaaaaaaatcgaaaatga
- the LOC124311773 gene encoding protein sax-3-like → MHRTDVFAGNNRSTAAIDRSKMSHAPSSSCRLTPAGLLNSLVVLLLLLHQIPSSVANGVMRSPRITEHPTDMTVARNDPVTLKCSADGSPAPTIEWYRDGELIISSNGQQHSKSGGGGGNSHRVMLPGGDLFFFRVVHGRKESDAGLYWCLARNPQGSSRSRNATLTVAYLHPEFRTVPLATRGILGEPATLECEPPRGHPEPQVRWKKNGQPLDNLAVGQPQRDHSSRIRMDENGNLIFAKLMSSDEGRYQCSAQNVVATRETAAVLLSVHVRPVIVRPPQDTTALLGGEVSLECGVTGDPPPHVEWRRQDGAKIPLNRIRPASNDQTRTSLRLERLVASDAGRYVCEVENSVGSSSASAQLAILIPPTWNSSAGISSSGQAFLPREVRGFLEQSVFLDCPVHGSPAPLVFWQREGQGRDGAGSNVELLTSDSSGPSARWNVFRNGTLVINRLRREDAGGLWCGAVSEAGGLVARTRLEIVTVSTPPPPVIEVGPANQTLPLGSPASLACSTTEPSSQNLPLRWWKDGAPLALSVRMTQSGETGMLRIEDLQPSDAGIYTCWIGSGDQSAAWTASLTVASQSNSNVAFSRSPSDPMALPGSPSQPRLLHKTANSLTVGWQSGSRMGASPLLGYTVEIFSSGDPDSNQENSWTWAGPTIPNQRSWRIITRRLKADQLVLTDLQPTTSYAVLVRAENSHGLSLPSPVSPWFTTLPSGGSVGSGGGGSGIQELEEGRQRLSSSLAWLRLEPVRPLNATTVRLSWRWLDGADGSEPTESAFEGLHIWYRPIRSSRSGSEEDQIHQERSSASTLASFRVVTVSQPAVSSSTYTLANLLPSTRYLFFLVPFYRNIDGRPSNSQTLTTLEAAPEGPPRDLIVRQLNSSSCLVKWSEPSHNQRNGIITGYQIYVFMDDSETLLANMTLPPTPTSVIIGNLVAGSSYSIRAAAWTLAGVGPASEPASFSMEVLSFQQHPQVPALHDDLDSDLDDPFTRFDSDNRPPSGEVTTQMVKETWFILAIGGVLLATLCLLVAALIVRRRWVRNKAMSSVQKVELGSGTDGNLLHSVCSGSGGARDLLWSRGWHSGSTGNHHQHPSRTGTVSASQKEAELEAQASLLPQQPQQYGSSGIAPPEYAELLNQHGSQQQQHQSDQSQLSLSSFLPRRNNTNNMMLMQAQMQAPPSAYATTTLVNPSMRGQQQIHGPYSSKSSGDSSSGSYVVEHQDRMGCGSNSRNSNNNSHHSRKNSSGFLSNGNGNGHLQQQQRIPNWAELLPPPPRHPPPPSPAPNCDRSTSASKDGSLPLPNSVKPSLKFSSANPSPALSKRGAPAGSTGISSTFKPPSPQYNVSLGGEETVPNGNRNAIRTGRTKAIRSTLSQRSGTSGSHTELDQPALKGYSDSGSERSFPPGSCYTTAPMNYQSNPLDNITTHWDDDVDDYSRSISGGHGVDYSHGGDDDSHSDGDDLASSVYDNSPVVYRPPCGKPPAQANAPMPRRKQLMTLT, encoded by the exons TCACCGAACACCCGACGGACATGACGGTGGCGCGCAACGATCCCGTGACGCTCAAGTGCTCGGCCGACGGCAGTCCGGCGCCGACCATCGAATGGTACCGCGACGGCGAGCTCATCATCAGCTCCAAcgggcagcagcacagcaagaGCGGAGGAGGTGGAGGCAATAGCCACCGGGTGATGCTGCCGGGCGgcgatctctttttcttccgtgtCGTTCACGGACGCAAGGAAAGCGACGCCGGCCTCTACTGGTGTTTGGCTCGCAACCCGCAAGGCTCGTCCCGATCACGCAACGCCACTCTCACCGTCGCAT ATTTGCATCCGGAATTCCGGACGGTTCCTTTGGCGACGCGCGGGATCCTTGGCGAGCCGGCGACGTTGGAGTGCGAACCGCCTCGCGGACATCCCGAGCCGCAGGTGCGCTGGAAAAAGAACGGCCAGCCGCTGGACAACCTCGCAGTTGGACAACCTCAGCGCGATCATTCTTCCAG AATCCGGATGGACGAAAATGGAAACCTGATCTTTGCCAAACTCATGTCGTCGGACGAGGGCCGTTACCAGTGCTCGGCTCAGAACGTCGTGGCCACCAGAGAAACGGCCGCCGTTCTCCTATCGGTTCACG TTCGGCCGGTCATAGTTCGCCCGCCTCAAGATACGACAGCCCTGCTGGGCGGTGAAGTGAGCCTCGAGTGCGGCGTCACGGGCGATCCGCCGCCGCACGTCGAGTGGCGTCGACAGGACGGCGCCAAAATTCCCCTCAACCGGATCCGGCCGGCCTCCAACGATCAAACGCGAACCAGTTTGAGGCTGGAGCGACTGGTGGCCTCCGACGCCGGCCGCTACGTTTGCGAGGTCGAGAATTCGGTCGGCTCCAGCTCGGCCTCGGCCCAGCTGGCCATCTTAATCCCG CCCACGTGGAATAGCAGCGCCGgaatcagcagcagcgggcAGGCCTTTTTGCCGCGGGAGGTGCGCGGATTCCTGGAGCAGAGCGTCTTTTTAGATTGCCCAGTTCACGGCTCGCCGGCCCCGCTGGTCTTTTGGCAACGGGAAGGACAAGGCCGCGACGGCGCTGGCTCGAACGTGGAGCTCCTGACATCCGACTCTTCCGGCCCCAGCGCCAGGTGGAACGTGTTCCGCAACGGAACGCTGGTCATCAACCGACTCCGGCGCGAGGATGCCGGCGGCCTGTGGTGCGGAGCCGTCAGCGAGGCCGGCGGACTGGTGGCCCGCACTCGGCTGGAGATTGTCACCGTCTCGACTCCGCCGCCGCCCGTCATCGAAGTCGGCCCGGCCAATCAGACCCTACCGCTGGGCTCGCCTGCCTCGCTGGCCTGCAGCACCACCGAGCCCAGCAGCCAAAATCTGCCGCTGCGGTGGTGGAAGGATGGAGCCCCGCTGGCCCTGTCCGTCCGCATGACCCAATCCGGCGAGACGGGCATGCTGCGCATCGAAGATTTACAGCCTTCCGACGCCGGAATTTACACCTGCTGGATCGGATCCGGAGATCAGTCGGCGGCTTGGACGGCCTCCCTGACTGTGGCCAGCCAGAGCAACTCGAACGTCGCCTTTTCGCGCAGCCCCAGCGACCCCATGGCTCTGCCCGGCTCTCCATCCCAGCCACGGCTCCTTCACAAGACGGCCAACTCTTTGACCGTCGGCTGGCAGAGCGGATCGAGAATGGGCGCCTCGCCTCTGCTGGGCTACACGGTCGAAATCTTTAGCAGCGGTGACCCCGATTCGAATCAAGAAAACAGCTGGACGTGGGCTGGACCGACGATACCGAACCAACGGAGCTGGCGGATCATCACCCGTCGTCTCAAAGCGGATCAGCTGGTCTTGACCGACTTGCAACCCACCACGTCCTACGCGGTGCTCGTCAGAGCCGAGAACTCGCACGGCCTGTCCCTGCCCAGTCCGGTGTCTCCCTGGTTCACGACTCTGCCGTCGGGTGGATCCGTCGGCAGCGGTGGGGGTGGTAGCGGCATCCAGGAATTGGAGGAAGGCCGACAGcggctctcttcttctctggcGTGGCTCCGGCTGGAGCCCGTCCGCCCGCTCAACGCCACAACGGTCCGGTTGAGTTGGCGCTGGTTAGATGGCGCTGATGGCAGCGAACCCACCGAGTCGGCCTTCGAGGGACTTCACATTTGGTACCGGCCCATCCGCAGCTCCCGCTCCGGCTCAGAGGAGGATCAAATCCATCAAGAAAGATCCTCAGCCTCGACGTTGGCTTCCTTCCGAGTGGTCACAGTGTCCCAGCCGGCCGTGTCCAGCTCAACTTACACGCTGGCCAATTTGCTGCCCTCGACGCgctatctcttcttcttggtccCGTTCTACCGGAATATCGATGGCCGGCCGTCCAACAGTCAAACGCTGACGACCTTGGAAGCCG CTCCCGAAGGACCTCCGCGGGATCTGATTGTGCGCCAATTAAATTCCAGCAGCTGTTTGGTGAAATGGAGCGAGCCATCGCATAACCAACGTAACGGAATCATCACCGGATATCaa ATTTACGTGTTTATGGACGATTCGGAAACATTATTGGCCAACATGACGTTGCCGCCGACTCCGACTTCGGTCATTATCGGCAATCTCGTGGCCGGATCGTCCTACTCGATCCGGGCAGCAGCGTGGACTCTGGCGGGAGTGGGCCCGGCTTCTGAGCCCGCCTCATTCAGCATGGAGGTGTTGAGCTTCCAGCAACATCCACAGGTTCCGGCCCTTCACGACGATTTGGACTCCGACCTGGACGATCCGTTCACTCGTTTCGACAGCGACAATCGTCCGCCCAGTGGCGAAGTCACCACGCAGATGGTCAAGGAGACGTGGTTCATTCTTGCCATCGGCGGAGTTCTTTTGGCCACGCTGTGTCTTCTGGTGGCCGCCCTGATCGTCCGCCGCCGATGGGTCCGCAACAAGGCCATGTCCTCTGTGCAGAAAGTCGAGCTGGGCAGCGGAACGGACGGCAATTTACTCCACAGCGTCTGCAGTGGCAGCGGCGGCGCCAGGGATTTGCTCTGGTCACGCGGATGGCATTCCGGCAGCACTGGCAACCACCACCAGCATCCGTCGCGAACGGGGACGGTTTCGGCATCGCAGAAAGAGGCCGAACTGGAAGCCCAGGCCTCGCTACTACCCCAACAGCCGCAGCAGTACGGCAGCAGCGGGATCGCTCCGCCGGAATACGCCGAGCTGCTCAACCAGCACGgctcccagcagcagcagcaccagtcGGATCAGAGCCAACTGAGTCTCAGCTCGTTCCTTCCGCGtcgcaacaacaccaacaacatgaTGCTGATGCAGGCCCAGATGCAGGCGCCTCCGTCCGCCTACGCCACCACAACTTTGGTCAATCCGTCGATGCGAGGGCAGCAGCAGATCCACGGCCCTTATTCCAGCAAGTCGTCGGGCGACTCGAGCAGTGGCAGCTACGTGGTCGAGCATCAAGATCGAATGGGCTGCGGGAGCAACAgccgcaacagcaacaacaacagtcacCACAGTCGGAAGAACAGCAGCGGATTCTTGTCTAATGGCAATGGCAACGGCcatctgcagcagcagcagagaattcCCAACTGGGCCGAACTTTTGCCTCCGCCACCGAGACATCCGCCGCCACCTAGTCCAGCACCTAATTGCGATCGATCCACTTCCGCTTCCAAAGAC GGATCGCTTCCGCTGCCAAATTCCGTCAAACCGTCGCTGAAATTCAGTTCGGCCAATCCCAGTCCGGCCTTGTCGAAGCGTGGTGCTCCTGCAGGATCGACTGGCATCTCCAGCACGTTCAAACCTCCATCGCCTCAGTACAATGTCAGTCTCGGAGGAGAAGAGACGGTGCCGAATGGCAACCGGAATGCAATCCGAACTGGGCGGACGAAAGCCATAAGGTCGACACTGTCCCAGAGATCCGGCACTTCCGGATCGCACACGGAACTCGATCAACCGGCTCTCAAGGGTTACTCGGATTCGGGATCGGAGCGAAGTTTCCCGCCGGGCAGCTGCTACACGACGGCGCCCATGAATTACCAATCGAATCCCCTGGACAACATCACAACCCACTgggacgacgacgtcgacgacTACAGCCGCAGCATCAGCGGCGGCCACGGAGTCGATTACAGCCATGGCGGCGACGACGACAGCCATTCAGACGGCGACGACTTGGCCTCTTCCGTCTACGACAACAGTCCCGTCGTCTATCGGCCACCGTGCGGGAAACCACCGGCCCAGGCCAACGCTCCTATGCCTCGTCGGAAACAATTAATGACTTTGACTTGA
- the LOC124312655 gene encoding uncharacterized protein LOC124312655: MKLLSQLILQSAIFVLFIDDSFCAPHFNGNKRIKHQISVETEECPTANLEGLLIPTEELSETPTKKLVQEFNNLKDQLTNSVESTQLNQTILMQVKGVWQSLVDSNSSELGYSYNTVKELRKNMAQILFIAQERFCESPDETFFNGQCLPIGSTKHCPSDNMELVDGSDNNGFCDCLDIEGENSLSIIFSDRTGQCYSQNTRGPCNVGEWFVLKDIPRCESIPDECPDDGRHVYGNVKANFTLDSSEEEDYCWEIGTTCPDEVSVVKARIDDDGNLYVYCQYDWTLRRKQIEDLVQDFKYLQAHFTNSMESNQPHQTILIQVKAVWQLLGGSSNLADGLNGDASTYVENLTQLDLKKDMAKILFVARERFCESPDETFFNGQCLPIGSTEHCPADNTKLVDGPDNNGFCDCYDTGENKLRKIFSNQTAQCYAQNTQGPCVVGEWFVLLGGIPRCESIPNGCPDDGRHVYGNIKANFTSDPSTEADCWKIGQKCPDEVSVVGVQQDKDGNLDVYCESPYSTVTIASSFYVTLAKDEKCRNGTRRSRSKNCVGGFFG, encoded by the exons ATGAAATTACTAAGTCAATTAATTTTGCAGAGCGctatttttgtcttgtttatcGACGATTCCTTTTGTGCGCCACATTTCAACGGAAATAAACG GATAAAACATCAGATTTCAGTTGAAACTGAAGAGTGTCCTACTGCCAATTTAGAGGGATTATTGATTCCCACCGAAGAGCTAAGCGAAACTccaaccaaaaaattggtGCAAGAATTTAATAATCTGAAAGATCAGTTAACCAATTCTGTGGAGTCGACCCAACTCAACCAAACCATTCTGATGCAAGTAAAAGGCGTGTGGCAAAGTCTAGTTGACAGTAATTCGAGTGAATTGGGATATTCATATAACACTGTGAAGGAATTGAGGAAGAACATGGCTCAAATACTTTTTATTGCCCA GGAACGCTTCTGTGAGTCTCCGGATGAAACGTTTTTCAACGGGCAGTGCCTTCCTATTGGCAGTACTAAACACTGCCCATCAGATAATATGGAACTAGTTGACGGGTCAGATAACAATGGATTTTGTGATTGTTTAGACATAGAAGGAGAGAACAGCTTaagcataattttttcggatcgTACTGGCCAATGCTATTCACAAAATACTCGG GGTCCTTGCAACGTTGGCGAATGGTTTGTGCTGAAGGACATTCCCCGGTGCGAATCGATTCCAGATGAATGTCCTGATGATGGCCGACACGTCTACGGAAATGTGAAAGCCAATTTCACTTTGGATTCTTCAGAGGAAGAAGATTATTGCTGGGAAATAGGAACAACATGTCCTGATGAAGTGTCAGTAGTAAAGGCGAGGATAGACGACGACGGAAACTTGTATGTATATTGTCAATATGACTGGACGCTACGCAGAAAACAAATCGAGGATTTAGTGCAAGACTTCAAATATCTTCAAGCTCATTTTACAAATTCTATGGAATCGAACCAACCACACCAAACCATTCTAATTCAAGTAAAAGCCGTATGGCAACTTCTGGGTGGCAGCAGTAATTTGGCGGATGGTTTGAATGGAGATGCTAGTACATATGTAGAAAATCTCACTCAGTTAGACTTGAAAAAGGACATGGCTAAAATACTTTTCGTTGCCCG GGAACGCTTCTGTGAGTCTCCGGATGAAACGTTTTTCAACGGGCAGTGCCTTCCTATTGGCAGTACTGAACACTGTCCAGCAGATAATACGAAACTAGTCGACGGACCAGATAATAATGGATTTTGTGACTGCTACGACACAGGAGAAAACAAGttaaggaaaatattttcgaatcaaACTGCCCAATGCTATGCACAAAATACTCag GGTCCCTGCGTCGTTGGAGAATGGTTTGTGCTGCTGGGGGGCATACCCCGGTGCGAATCGATTCCAAATGGATGTCCAGATGATGGTCGGCACGTCTACGGAAATATCAAAGCCAATTTCACTTCGGATCCTTCAACAGAAGCAGATTGCTGGAAAATAGGACAAAAATGTCCTGATGAAGTGTCAGTAGTGGGGGTGCAGCAAGACAAAGACGGAAACTTGGATGTATATTGTGAATCACCTTATTCTACTGTTACTATAGCCTCTTCTTTTTATGTGACCTTAGCTAAAGATGAGAAGTGTCGTAATGGTACGAGGCGTAGCAGGTCCAAGAATTGTGTAGGCGGgttttttggttaa